In Rheinheimera sp. MM224, one DNA window encodes the following:
- a CDS encoding NADH:flavin oxidoreductase/NADH oxidase family protein, whose protein sequence is MLFEATTLPNGVQLKNRLVKAAMEENMAAAGQDPSAQLIELYRHWALGGTGLLISGNVMISRKALTGPGGVVLDAKSDVTLFQSWAEAGQQNGTKLILQLNHPGRQMPANLGQQAIAPSAVALDLGQFSKMFASPRAMTLDDIAEFKQQFLVSSQLALQAGFAGVQIHAAHGYLLSQFLSPLVNQRQDQYGGPLENRARLLLELVTLLRNELPATFIISLKLNSADFQRGGFSTEDAKQVLLWLNPLELDFVELSGGSYEAPAMQGDSRDGSTLAREAYFLDFAKELQQSAQMPLMVTGGIQRLEVAEQVLQTGVALVGIATALALSPDLPNRWQQGEAVSPVLPAFSFAKKPLQSLAKMAYTRLMLRRLGRALPFWSIRRWPLAMLVLDQLRLVGLSRRYKKQMGL, encoded by the coding sequence ATGTTGTTTGAAGCCACAACCCTGCCCAATGGCGTGCAGCTGAAAAACCGGCTGGTGAAAGCCGCTATGGAAGAGAATATGGCCGCTGCGGGACAAGATCCGTCAGCGCAGCTGATTGAGTTGTATCGGCACTGGGCTTTGGGTGGCACAGGCTTATTGATTTCCGGCAATGTGATGATCAGCCGCAAAGCTTTAACAGGACCAGGTGGTGTGGTGCTGGATGCCAAATCGGATGTAACTTTGTTCCAAAGCTGGGCCGAAGCAGGGCAGCAAAACGGCACTAAGCTGATTCTGCAGCTGAATCATCCTGGGCGACAAATGCCAGCGAATCTTGGGCAACAGGCGATAGCGCCTTCGGCTGTGGCTTTGGATTTAGGCCAGTTCTCAAAGATGTTTGCCAGCCCCAGAGCTATGACGCTGGATGATATAGCCGAATTTAAACAACAGTTTTTGGTGAGCAGCCAACTAGCGTTGCAAGCAGGTTTTGCCGGAGTGCAAATTCATGCGGCTCATGGTTATTTGCTGAGTCAGTTTTTATCGCCGCTGGTGAATCAACGTCAGGATCAGTACGGTGGCCCTTTAGAAAACCGTGCCCGTTTATTGCTTGAGTTGGTCACTCTGTTGCGTAATGAATTGCCTGCCACTTTTATCATCAGCCTGAAGCTAAACTCAGCTGATTTTCAGCGCGGCGGTTTTTCCACAGAGGATGCGAAACAAGTGTTGTTATGGCTCAACCCGCTGGAGCTGGATTTTGTCGAGTTATCGGGTGGCAGTTACGAAGCCCCAGCTATGCAAGGCGATAGTCGCGATGGCTCTACGCTGGCGCGTGAGGCCTACTTTTTAGACTTTGCCAAAGAACTGCAGCAGTCTGCGCAAATGCCATTAATGGTGACTGGCGGTATTCAAAGGCTAGAGGTGGCAGAGCAGGTGCTGCAAACTGGTGTTGCTTTAGTGGGCATAGCTACAGCTTTGGCTTTGTCGCCGGATTTACCTAATCGCTGGCAGCAAGGCGAAGCAGTAAGCCCGGTTTTACCTGCCTTTAGTTTTGCCAAAAAACCTCTGCAGTCACTGGCAAAAATGGCTTATACAAGACTGATGTTACGCCGCTTAGGCCGCGCTTTACCCTTTTGGTCTATCCGGCGTTGGCCTCTGGCAATGTTGGTGTTGGATCAATTGCGGTTGGTGGGTTTAAGTCGCCGTTATAAAAAGCAGATGGGGTTGTGA
- a CDS encoding nucleotidyltransferase domain-containing protein: MSALTDLLFTGYRRQVLGLLLLKPDQAWHVREIARLTHTQPGTLHKELTKLAQAGILKKTQQGNQLCYQADTSCVVYEELASILRKTTGLADVLRQALLPVSDQLQCAAVFGSVASDKATASSDIDLLLVGELSFVDAVKSLYPAQQQLGREINPKLYSVSEWQKALAEQSGFIRELLANPLLMIAGDKDDLRQSAGPN, from the coding sequence GTGTCTGCTCTTACTGATTTGCTTTTTACCGGTTACCGCCGTCAGGTGTTGGGTTTGTTATTGCTGAAACCCGATCAGGCTTGGCATGTGCGCGAAATTGCCCGTTTAACTCATACCCAGCCCGGCACTTTGCATAAAGAGCTAACGAAATTGGCGCAGGCCGGCATTTTGAAAAAAACACAGCAGGGGAATCAACTGTGTTATCAGGCGGATACCAGCTGTGTGGTGTATGAAGAACTTGCCAGTATTCTGCGTAAAACTACCGGCTTGGCTGATGTGTTACGGCAGGCTTTGTTGCCTGTATCCGATCAACTGCAGTGTGCTGCTGTGTTTGGTTCAGTCGCCAGTGACAAAGCGACGGCCAGCAGTGATATCGACCTGCTGCTGGTGGGGGAACTGAGTTTTGTGGATGCAGTGAAAAGTCTGTATCCAGCACAGCAACAGCTTGGTCGCGAGATCAATCCTAAACTATATTCAGTATCCGAATGGCAGAAAGCGTTGGCGGAGCAATCCGGTTTTATCCGTGAACTGCTGGCCAATCCGCTACTGATGATCGCTGGAGACAAGGATGACCTTAGACAATCTGCCGGACCGAATTAA